The following coding sequences are from one Reyranella humidisoli window:
- a CDS encoding MaoC family dehydratase: protein MKQLGEGWNWRDLKVGDKFVTYGRTIFESDLLNFVTLCGFSEELFTNREYIQEHAPMRGGHPVPGALVYSMAEGLVIPTTLQGTGLAFLSMGFDIKGPTYVNDTIHVEIEITEIKPTSKDPSRALVRTTNLIKNQRGETVLVYTPLRMMQGR, encoded by the coding sequence GTGAAACAGCTCGGTGAAGGCTGGAACTGGCGGGACCTCAAGGTCGGCGACAAATTCGTCACCTACGGCCGCACGATCTTCGAGTCCGACCTCCTGAACTTCGTGACGCTCTGCGGCTTCTCGGAGGAACTGTTCACCAACCGGGAATACATCCAGGAACATGCGCCCATGCGCGGCGGTCATCCCGTCCCCGGCGCGCTGGTCTATTCCATGGCCGAGGGGCTTGTGATCCCCACCACGCTGCAGGGAACGGGTCTCGCCTTCCTGTCGATGGGCTTCGACATCAAGGGCCCGACCTACGTGAACGACACCATCCACGTCGAGATCGAGATCACCGAGATCAAGCCCACGTCCAAGGATCCCTCGCGCGCCCTGGTGCGGACCACCAATCTGATCAAGAACCAGAGGGGCGAGACGGTGCTGGTCTACACGCCGTTGCGCATGATGCAGGGCCGGTAA
- a CDS encoding crotonase/enoyl-CoA hydratase family protein, translated as MAKVAVEKVGTTTVVSIDRFAEARNAVDPETAILLREAFFAFNADDAQSVAILTGRGGTFCAGYDLKVAASREGVAKHDPAGPGPMGPTRHLLSKPVIAAVEGYAVAGGLELALWCDLRVASESAKFGVFCRRWGVPLIDGGTVRLPRLIGHSRALDMILTGREIGAREAFDWGLANRLVPEGTALSEALALAEVLTKFPQTCLRSDRLSSYDQWSLDLPAALVNEARHGMPALQAESRKGAARFAAGKGRSGDFGEI; from the coding sequence ATGGCGAAAGTCGCGGTCGAGAAAGTCGGTACGACGACGGTCGTCTCGATCGACCGCTTCGCCGAGGCGCGCAACGCCGTCGATCCCGAGACCGCGATCCTGCTGCGCGAGGCCTTCTTCGCCTTCAACGCCGACGATGCCCAGTCCGTCGCCATCCTGACCGGACGTGGCGGCACCTTCTGCGCGGGCTACGATCTCAAGGTGGCGGCCAGCCGCGAAGGCGTCGCCAAGCACGATCCGGCCGGGCCGGGCCCGATGGGCCCGACGCGCCATCTTCTCTCGAAGCCGGTGATTGCCGCGGTCGAGGGCTACGCGGTGGCGGGCGGTCTCGAACTCGCTCTGTGGTGCGACCTGCGTGTGGCGTCGGAAAGCGCGAAGTTCGGCGTGTTCTGCCGGCGCTGGGGCGTGCCGCTGATCGACGGCGGCACGGTGCGTCTCCCGCGCCTGATCGGCCATAGTCGCGCTCTCGACATGATCCTCACCGGGCGTGAGATCGGCGCGCGCGAAGCCTTCGACTGGGGATTGGCCAATCGGCTCGTTCCGGAAGGAACGGCGCTGTCCGAGGCGCTCGCGCTGGCCGAGGTGCTGACGAAATTCCCGCAGACCTGCCTGCGCTCCGACCGGCTGTCGTCCTACGACCAATGGTCGCTCGACCTGCCGGCCGCCCTCGTCAACGAAGCGCGCCACGGTATGCCGGCGCTGCAGGCCGAGTCGCGCAAGGGCGCGGCCCGCTTCGCCGCCGGCAAGGGCCGCAGCGGCGATTTTGGAGAGATCTGA